A region of the Lycium barbarum isolate Lr01 chromosome 1, ASM1917538v2, whole genome shotgun sequence genome:
GTTTTTTTGTTGTTTGCTTTTCTATTACATTCCGAAGATTTACGGTTGGTGTGTGACCATCTAATCTAAAAACTTAAAGTTGTAAACATCactcttttatttacttaattattttCTTGACATGCCCCCGCCTTACGTGTGGGCTTGATTCTTTTCCATGGGTCAAAAACTTGGAAATTCTTTTTGATAATGGGTGGCAGTGAAACTCGTTGTCAGGACCTCTGCCTGCTCTAATATATCATGTTAAAGTGTGTGACcactcatctaaaagcttaaactGTTAAGAAGCACACTTTTATTTACTCAATTATATTCTTAACAATAACCATTAATTTTAGTCGTCACAAAGGTAgcggtaaggtctgcatacactctaccctccccagacccacttgtggtattacactgggtatgttgttgacaACAAGTACATAAAACTATACACCCTTGGTGAATTTCCTCTGCCTTGAAGCAGCTTAACGAGTAACAGAACTAAGCTGCCTGGTGTGACATGACAAGGCGACAAATAGAAATACCTCCTTTATGTCAAGGGAGAAAAACTTTAAGGAACCATAAAAAATCAACAGTTAGATGTAGTCAGCTGCAACAAGAAGTCTATGCTAAAAAATCAACAGTTAGATGTAGTCAGCTGCAACAAGAAGTCTATGCTAAAAAATCAACAGTTAGATGTAGTCAGCTGCAACAAGAAGTCTATGCTAAAAAATCAACAGTTAGATGTAGTCAGCAGCAACAAGAAGTCTATGCTTTAGCATCTGAACTAGAACATGTTCTCTACTCTATTATGATTTGTTGCCTAGATTTCACTTCAGTTCAGCAAGATTATTCCGTGTGATATTCATTCACCTTTGCACTTGCTAGTTCAGAATTACAACATAAAATAGTAGTCACATCCTGTTCAAGATATCTAAAAGAAAACCCTACCTGTATATCTCTTCAGGGAACCATTCCCATTCGCAGATAGTGGTACAGATCTCCTCTCTTGACCCAAAGACAAAATCTCCTGCATTCTTTCTGGCCAAACGGAGTTTAGTCTCCTAGCAAAATCCTCAACCTCCCTGCAATATAGAAATTTAAAATCAAGTTATCTGTAGAACATGACATAATTAATCACACGACAAGTTAAGAGGTGCTTGCCCCAAAAAAACCACAGCAGCCCATGCTGGCATGAAGGGTTTGCTGCCCACCCGGGGAGGGGGTAATGACCGGATGGTCCCTGTTTGAATGCATCAATATATAAAACTATGTTCAGATTTTTTCCACCTTCGTGATAATGTGAAAAAGATTCTCTTCATATATTCTCTATGTagatttattttcttttgttatCCCTTATTTCAATCAACGAAAATTGGCATGAAATGATTTTAGTTGCAATTTATTTAAACAAAGCAGTACAATTTAATGTTTTATTTTCTAAATTATGAACATGAACATTTTTATCtcacttgaaaaaaaaatcattacatttttaagaaataaaataaaagtttATCACTTAATAGAACAAGAGATCTCTCATGCAAATCAGAAGGCAAAAGGTAGCGGATACTAATTGCTAAGATAAGCCACACCCAGAAGTAGAAGCAATCCCCTCTCCGGTTACAGAATTCATATGCAATTTCTACATCTTCTTAAGCACAAATTAAAAATAGCAAGCCTTGTACATATTTAGAGATTATATAAACACCACATCCAGTGAGGATAAACTGACTATTTTATACTGATGCAAGCTAATCCATTTAATCCAATGTGAAAATAGATTCCAGCTAGAAACATGCTAGCACTATAATGTCTTCCCCATTGCTATGTGCTAATTATAGATGTAGGGTTACTGTGTTTAAATTTGATATGAGAGCTGAATAAAACAATAAATGTTAAATCATCCTCTGCACAAAGTTTAGAAAAGAAGAAATGGGCTATGAGACTTAGGTAAGAAATCGATGTCAGATGGGGAAAAAGACTTACAAAAAGGGGACAAAAGCTTTTTCTGTCTATTTCACTCAATTTTGTTCCCACGCTGGGGAGATACTAGTCTCAAAGTTAAGATCCAGAGTTTTGACAAGTGAAGCTATATCACAGGCAAAAAGTCTCCAATATTCATGGAAATGCACTAATTTACACAATTCATGAATTATTAAAGTATGATTTGTAACACTTGCATGCAGCCTCAGCAGAAGCCACTGCAACGAGGTTCACTTCGACATAGTATGAtccagaagaagaggaggaaaagaaaagaaCTGCTTTTCAGGAGTAAAAGATTTGTACCAGCACACAGGGTAATTAATTACCCAAAGGAAACAAAAGTAGCTTAATACAACCTCTCACAAAGGCCATAATTCATTTAATAACTTGTAACTACAATCATATAGTCTTTACACATATCCATTTTCCAGACACAATATAAGTAGATAAACAAACCTGTCAATTTCTTCCTTCATTGCAGGATCTAACTCATCGTCAATATCGCCGTCATCAAAGTCAAGTTTGGATGAAAACTTCACAGATGCAGAGTCTTGCAGCTCAGAAGGTCTACTTGGAGAAGGCACATCACCAGTGTCACCATTCAGGCAGCTAGATGTTGGACAGTTAGATTCCTGAGTACCAATAGCAGCAGTCAAGCCAACAAATGTCGGAGCGAAATAGCGAAGATGCTGAGAAGCAACTTTGCGTGTCGACCCCCTACCCCAAACACGCCACACACATCAACTAAAACAAAGAGAAAAGGAGAAAATTCCATAGATCAACAGATGCCAACCTGATTACAGTTTCCAGTTTCATTATTTGTAGAGGAATTTCTAGCTTGCTCTTTTCgccttctatttttctttttactCTTTGTTGCTCTTACACTCTTAGAATCTGCAAAATAGACCACCATGCTCAAAATCAAAAGTGTGATAGTCAAACTCAAAGAATCACTCAGAAGAGGGTGAAAAAAAGGTAAACGTTTTTTCCAGATGTCAAGTAGGGGCTTAGACAAAACAAAAGCAATATAATTCTCCATATATCATAAACCTCACAAGAATATGCACATATGTTGATAAAAGTAAATGTTCTATAAGAGTTACTATGCCATCGGAAGGTTCAATCACCATACAAACCACGGATCTGGTTAGAGGGCAGAAAATAATACACCAAAAGTAAAACTTATAAGACTGATTGATAGTCATGGTCTAAGTCAATAGCAACTACAGCTACATACTAGGACACACAACTCCATCAATGAAGTTGTAGACTCCACACTCTTTTCATAACCTTCCCGTATATATAATGTGGCCAAGCCAGGAAGCCAAAATGCAACCTCACCAAAATATAAGTCTTAGTAATATACAGATTATAGGCAAGTATGTAAAATAGTTCAATTACTTTAATGATGCAACATGCAGAAAGTAGAGCGACTCTACACCAAAAATATAGGGTGTTAAGTAAGTCCCAATCTTACCTTCATCTCCCCCATTTATGAAAGATAGAAGATCATCAACTGATCGTTCATCCACATGCTGCTCTTCTTCTCCCTCGGCATTCTGGAATTACGTAATGGGGTATTTTTTCCATTAAGGGAATAACGCAAATCAGAGCGCATACACAACAATGCATCAATTAGCATCAAGTAACCAATGGCATAAGATACAAGCGCAAGAGCCAGATCTCAAAGCACCTTtaatttctctctttcttttaatTCTTTCCTTTTCCTTGCATAGAGTCGGTTGAGAAGACGGATACGTGGATCATCGGTCATATTTCTCAAAGGTTCCAACTTCTCCTCCTAATGAGAAACCATTTCCAAGTGAGAAACACCAACAatatggagagagagagagagaaagggctTCAAATAATTTCTGTTAGAATAGGACCTCTGTTAGATCATCAGGTAAATGGAACGTTTCACGTATTTCCTCGGGAGTTTTGCCTTCAATCATCCGAGCAAGTGCGCGACTTGTAAGGTCAACCAGAGGCCTCAATTGAAGGCTGTCAGCAGCAGATGTCAACTCACATAACTTCTTGGTATCTAACCGGATGAACTTCTCATCAAAAGTCTTGCGCTCCTGTGTGCATAAAAGACGTTCTTTaaactcaaaaagaaaaataaatgctATTGCATAAACCATGCACAAACACAGGCAAACTGAAAATCCTTCCTTTCTGGGAGGGCATTGCATTATTATAACAAGGAAACCAAGAACTGACCTTATTAGAACGGCCAGGAGTTTGATGAAACCGACAATAATCCAGTATTAAGCCCAGAATAGCAGGATTGACTCGTTGAGGAAGTGATATGGCATAATTTTTTGAGGATCCCATGCCAGTTTGATGTACTTCTCTGCATATCATTGGGCAAAACATGGCAACCTCTTCTTCTACTTGTTGGATTGAACCATCAGTAGTTTGGAGCCAAATGTAGGACTTCATCTTAACCAACGAACCATAAAGCAATTAAGAAGAAGCGGATAACGCAAAATGGCAAGAGCTTTGAATGGAGTACTATGGAAAGGAAAAAAATGTACAAAgatctctttttctttttgataGGTAGTAATGCACTAAAGATCTAATGCCCACACCTTAGATTGTAAATACATATTAAAATTCCCATTCAAAAAGAATTTTGCCCATTCTGAAGTCATTCAATGTACATTCGATATACAAAGGATTAATAATGTCATTCAATGAGAAAATGGCGGATCCACCTACACATTTCATGCAAGCAAACAAGAATGTTCAGACCCCAAGCAAAAGAAAGAAACTTCAAGGTAATTATAATCATTCAGAAAGTTAAATGGAATTGTATTGTATCTTTACTTTTTTGGTGTAAACAACTTTGTATAGAGGAAACAGATCAGAGTGTAGATTTACTAGGTTTTCGGTAagtcttttttcctttcttttggttACTCACTTTTTGGAGGTGGCCAGCATacccttaatgctgaggaatacaactCTACcagtttcaaatatatatatatatatattgctcacattgccggtcccaagcccggataaaggaggagggttgccgagggtcaatcggaaacagcctccctacccaggtaggggtaaggctgcgtacatcttaccctccccagaccccactattgtgggattacactgggtagtgaccccCCAATCATTCATGCCAATAATGACAGCGTGTCAAGCTATATATTATCTGCTTTCAAGTTGGAAATGTGAAGAACAAAATTCAAGGGCATTGTTCTAGATTAGTTTTTGAAGCTCACAAAAATAATAGATAATAGGTCATCTTAACTTAACACAACATGACATCACTAAACTAAGAACTGTGATTCCTCTTCAAGATATATTAGTTTTTGAAGCTCACAAAATAATAGATCTTAACATCAAGCAACATTATTCCCTGAATCAAGGTAACTCATGAATCATGACTCGAGTAAATGCAACCCTAAAACCCAGATAGAGAGAGCACCAGATGAAAAGAGCCAGAAGAGGTAAGAGCTAGTAGAGGGGAAAACAATAAACACCGTTTCTCCTATATAAATATAGTAACAGAATCATGTAGTCTTTGAATATAAAACTTTTGGTCTTCCTTACCTCTGGTTTGATGACAGCCATAGGGCCTTCTGACATTAGGAGATCAAACTGGCAAGATTTCTTATGGGCCTTTGCAAACTAAAGACAACTAAACTTCAACGTTAAAAGTGCTAATGAAATGGAAATAGGCTAAGCGTTCTTCTCTTCAAAAGACACTTGTCAGACAAAGACTGCAAACCCTTCACATAGTAACCCTCTCCAAATTCCAACAAGACAAAATGCATCTTCAACAGGATGGTTTCATCAGTTTGAAAGCTCTGTACCAAAAAGAACACGGCAGACCAAGATTACCTTTAGCAATTAATGTAAAATAGTTCCAACAGGAACACACACACCCGACAGATTATCAAGAACTCAAAAAAAGCAAGCAACAGTTGACCAAGGGTGCTttaaatgatgatataaagaaccTGCAAAATCACTTCGTTCACGCTTTTGTGTATCTTCAAAACAATAAAATATTGAAGAgaacttaattaaaaaaaaacatagaaAAGAATTAGGGAAAACAGAATTTAGAACAGAGATGAATTATTGCCATATGGAAACTTACT
Encoded here:
- the LOC132639327 gene encoding SKP1-like protein 21 isoform X1 translates to MSEGPMAVIKPEMKSYIWLQTTDGSIQQVEEEVAMFCPMICREVHQTGMGSSKNYAISLPQRVNPAILGLILDYCRFHQTPGRSNKERKTFDEKFIRLDTKKLCELTSAADSLQLRPLVDLTSRALARMIEGKTPEEIRETFHLPDDLTEEEKLEPLRNMTDDPRIRLLNRLYARKRKELKEREKLKNAEGEEEQHVDERSVDDLLSFINGGDEDSKSVRATKSKKKNRRRKEQARNSSTNNETGNCNQESNCPTSSCLNGDTGDVPSPSRPSELQDSASVKFSSKLDFDDGDIDDELDPAMKEEIDREVEDFARRLNSVWPERMQEILSLGQERRSVPLSANGNGSLKRYTAGLDGR
- the LOC132639327 gene encoding SKP1-like protein 21 isoform X2, yielding MSEGPMAVIKPEMKSYIWLQTTDGSIQQVEEEVAMFCPMICREVHQTGMGSSKNYAISLPQRVNPAILGLILDYCRFHQTPGRSNKERKTFDEKFIRLDTKKLCELTSAADSLQLRPLVDLTSRALARMIEGKTPEEIRETFHLPDDLTEEEKLEPLRNMTDDPRIRLLNRLYARKRKELKEREKLKNAEGEEEQHVDERSVDDLLSFINGGDEDSKSVRATKSKKKNRRRKEQARNSSTNNETGNCNQESNCPTSSCLNGDTGDVPSPSRPSELQDSASVKFSSKLDFDDGDIDDELDPAMKEEIDREVEDFARRLNSVWPERMQEILSLGQERRSVPLSANGNGSLKRYTGLDGR